From Bradyrhizobium sp. NDS-1, the proteins below share one genomic window:
- a CDS encoding cyclic peptide export ABC transporter, translated as MNSRNGLTAQILHLLRPYWVLVLGGVVLGIIGGASVAALLAVVNQGLYATQADVVTLLFAFAGLCLLILIGSIGADISANYVGQRIIAELRKSLAARILAAPIDQLEIYRTHRLIPVLTQDVDTISDFAFFFSSFFVSLVIALGCMVYLAVLSWPLFLITGVVIVLGSLAHGYARTRGVHGFNVARDSEDQLHKQYRAIAEGAKELRLNRVRRLRVYVEQLQQTVDRISSVQIKSINLFVTARAFGTMLFFVVIGVALTLRPFLWPDSPAAVSSGFVLVLLYMRGPIDQVIGILPALGRAQVAMRRIVELAEQFSTPEHDLLVTSPAAPGKTTIESIELRGVTYAFRAVAGSEPFVLGPVDLRIRQGDIVFIVGQNGSGKTTLIKLLLGLYAPHGGTLLRDGAPVLTETRDDYRQLFTTIFSDYYLFEDLIRGEGVVPDVAERYLQRLEVAHKVSVENGVFTTTDLSTGQRKRLALMNAWLEERPVLVFDEWAADQDPAFRHIFYTELLPDLKRLGKTIIVISHDDRYFGIADHLVRLREGKIVASEAKADNVARASAVPTDAPL; from the coding sequence ATGAATTCACGAAACGGCTTGACGGCGCAGATCCTGCACCTCCTGCGGCCCTATTGGGTGCTCGTGCTTGGCGGTGTCGTTCTGGGTATAATTGGCGGCGCCAGCGTCGCGGCGTTGCTCGCGGTCGTCAATCAAGGGCTCTATGCCACGCAGGCCGACGTCGTCACGCTGCTTTTCGCATTCGCCGGCCTGTGCCTCCTGATCCTGATCGGTTCCATCGGTGCCGATATCAGCGCCAATTACGTCGGACAGCGGATCATCGCCGAGCTTCGCAAGTCGCTGGCCGCCAGGATCCTGGCGGCGCCGATCGATCAGCTCGAAATCTACCGCACGCACCGCCTGATTCCGGTTCTCACGCAGGACGTGGATACGATCAGCGATTTCGCGTTCTTCTTCTCGTCCTTCTTCGTGTCGCTCGTGATCGCACTCGGCTGCATGGTTTACCTGGCGGTGCTGTCGTGGCCGCTGTTCCTGATCACGGGAGTCGTCATCGTCCTGGGATCGCTGGCGCATGGCTATGCAAGAACCCGTGGCGTCCATGGCTTCAACGTCGCGCGCGATTCGGAGGATCAGCTGCACAAGCAGTACCGGGCGATCGCCGAAGGCGCCAAGGAGCTGCGTCTCAATCGGGTCCGGCGCCTGCGCGTCTATGTCGAGCAACTCCAGCAGACCGTCGATCGGATCAGCTCGGTGCAGATCAAGTCGATCAATCTGTTCGTGACGGCCCGGGCGTTCGGGACGATGCTGTTTTTTGTCGTAATCGGCGTAGCGCTGACCTTGCGTCCTTTTCTGTGGCCGGACAGTCCCGCCGCGGTGTCCAGCGGTTTCGTGCTGGTGCTGCTCTATATGCGCGGACCCATCGATCAGGTCATCGGTATCCTGCCTGCGCTTGGCCGCGCCCAGGTGGCGATGCGACGCATTGTGGAGCTTGCCGAGCAGTTCTCGACGCCCGAGCACGATTTGCTGGTCACGTCGCCTGCTGCACCGGGCAAGACGACGATCGAATCCATCGAGCTCCGCGGCGTGACCTATGCCTTTCGCGCCGTGGCGGGCAGTGAGCCCTTTGTCCTCGGGCCGGTCGATCTGCGCATCCGGCAGGGGGACATCGTCTTCATCGTGGGACAGAACGGCAGTGGAAAGACGACCCTCATCAAGCTGTTGCTGGGTCTATATGCTCCGCACGGCGGCACCCTGCTACGCGACGGCGCGCCGGTGCTGACGGAGACGCGTGACGATTACCGCCAGCTCTTCACGACCATCTTTTCCGACTACTATCTGTTCGAGGATCTCATCCGTGGAGAAGGCGTGGTTCCGGATGTCGCGGAACGTTATCTTCAGCGGTTGGAGGTCGCGCACAAGGTCTCCGTCGAGAACGGTGTGTTTACGACGACGGATCTGTCGACCGGACAGCGCAAGCGATTGGCCCTGATGAATGCATGGCTCGAGGAACGACCCGTTCTCGTGTTTGACGAGTGGGCCGCCGATCAGGATCCGGCGTTCCGGCACATCTTCTACACGGAGCTGCTACCCGACCTGAAGCGTCTCGGAAAGACCATCATCGTGATTTCGCATGACGATCGCTATTTCGGGATTGCTGATCATCTCGTGCGGCTGCGCGAGGGCAAGATCGTCGCAAGTGAGGCGAAGGCGGATAACGTCGCGAGAGCCTCCGCAGTTCCAACCGATGCACCTCTTTAG
- a CDS encoding GNAT family N-acetyltransferase, whose translation MTALELRLRERVDHLEVLNASDDRELAVRAVSASAEALFAWRRGVDRLVLDIGDGASLARELTDGGLAIRSEDQLLLLPELIMQRRDNWLVNPGRPSWPQLHVMTDGRRHPRRAPKPTGKVYGRYIPWLSQVISFRVADLENDLHLLHRWMNDPRVDAFWNEAGDLDKHRRYLAGLLADPHMLPLIGCFGDEPFGYFELYWAKENRIAPFYDAGDYDRGWHVVVGEDAFRGRRYISAWLPSLMHYMFLDDCRTQRIVGEPAAAHSQQLRNLELSGFAKIKNFDFPHKRATLVMLLRERFFGDRLWLPADAGPVVSS comes from the coding sequence GTGACGGCGTTGGAGCTGCGCCTTCGAGAGCGCGTCGATCACCTCGAGGTCCTCAACGCCTCTGACGACCGCGAGCTCGCGGTACGGGCCGTTTCGGCGTCGGCCGAAGCGCTGTTCGCCTGGCGGCGGGGTGTTGATCGGCTCGTTTTAGATATCGGTGATGGAGCATCGCTTGCGCGGGAACTGACGGATGGCGGTCTGGCCATCAGGTCCGAGGATCAATTGCTGCTGCTTCCCGAACTGATCATGCAGCGTCGGGACAATTGGCTGGTGAATCCTGGACGACCGTCATGGCCGCAACTGCATGTCATGACGGACGGTCGGCGGCATCCGCGGCGCGCTCCCAAGCCGACGGGTAAAGTATACGGCCGCTACATCCCCTGGCTGTCGCAAGTCATCTCCTTTCGCGTGGCCGATCTTGAGAACGATCTTCATCTGCTGCATCGCTGGATGAATGATCCCCGCGTCGACGCGTTCTGGAACGAGGCGGGCGACCTCGACAAGCATCGTCGATATCTGGCCGGCCTCCTGGCCGATCCGCACATGCTGCCCCTGATCGGCTGCTTCGGTGACGAGCCCTTTGGCTATTTCGAGCTCTATTGGGCCAAGGAAAATCGCATCGCACCGTTCTACGACGCCGGGGACTATGACCGGGGATGGCACGTGGTCGTGGGAGAGGACGCTTTTCGTGGTCGTCGTTACATCAGCGCGTGGCTGCCCTCGCTGATGCACTACATGTTCCTCGACGATTGCCGGACGCAGCGGATCGTGGGGGAGCCGGCCGCGGCGCATTCCCAGCAGCTTCGCAATCTCGAGCTCTCGGGGTTTGCAAAGATCAAGAACTTCGACTTTCCCCACAAGCGTGCGACCCTGGTGATGCTGTTGCGCGAACGCTTCTTCGGCGATCGGCTCTGGCTTCCGGCAGACGCCGGCCCGGTGGTCTCGTCCTAG